TTTTACCCTGGCGTGTTCAATCCATAATCAACTGACCGGCAAAGGGGCATCATCAGTGGGAAAAGTCTATTTCTATGAGATGCTCGGAACGATTGCGGGGGGAATACTGGTAAGCTATATCTTTATTCCATATTTCAACTCATTTCATGTTGCCCTCGTTGTAGCCTTGTTGAGTACAGTATCCTGCATGATTTTCATGCTGCATGTTTTTAAAGAAAATAAAACAGGGCAATCAGGCGGTAGGAAGGCGGGATTGTTTATATTCACCCTTATGCTCTCGGTTTCCACTTTCATTGCCTTGCTATATGATATTGACGATACACTCCACTCTACCTCCATCAAGAAACAATGGCCACAACAAAACGTGGTCTTTTATGAAAATTCCGTCTATCAGAATATAGTTGTAATCCAAAATGAGAACCAATACACCTTTTTCACTGACGGCATCCCATTCATAACCACGCCCGTACCTGACATTGCCTTTGTGGAGGAATTCGCCCACTTTCCTCTCCTTACCCATCCCCATCCTGAAAACGTTCTCATCCTTGGCGGAGGCGCAGGCGGTCTCATTAACGAAATACTCAAACACCCCACTGTAAAAAAGGTGGATTATGTCGAGATAGACCCTGCCCTCCTCAAGACAATCAGAAGATTTTCAACACCGCTTACAGAAACAGAGTTGAATAATCCCCTTGTCAGGCTTCATTACATAGACGGGAAAATATTCCTCAAAGAAACGAAAGATAAATATGATGTTGTGCTGATAGGATTGCCCCCGCCATCGACACTTCAGACGAACAGATTCTATACACAGGAATTCTTCACTATGGTAAAGTCCATTTTGAAAACCGACGGGATACTCGCCCTTACCATGCCGGGCTCTCAGACTTACTACAGCAGCGAGTTGAAGGAGCTCAACACAAGTATCATTGAAACACTCAAGTCCGTATTCGCATACGTCTTTGTCCTCCCCGGTGATTACAACCTTCTTCTCGCTTCGCATTCGGATATAGTGACAGAAATATCCCCTTCCCTTCTTTACAAAGCATTGAGCCGGCAGCGTATAGAGACAAAATTAATAACCCTTCCACACCTCAATTACCGGTTTGAAAAAAGGTGGCAGGAGTGGTTTGCCTCTGCCATAGAGGATTCAAAAGCATCAGTGAACAGGGATTTTTCTCCAAAAGGTCTCTATTATACTATTGCCTATCAGAACCTGCTCTTTTCTCCATCGCTCAAGTCTGTTTTCGATTCAGCAAAACACATCAATTTCACCTCCTTGCTTATTTTCATTTCTGCTGTTTTTCTGTTGTTCCTTCTTCTCAGGAAAAAGTTCACATACATCGGCATCCCCTATGCAATCACCACAACAGGCTTTGCCGTAATGGTTTTCGAGCTTGTTTTGATGTTTGGTTTTCAGATATTTTACGGGTATGTCTTCTACGAAATAGGGATTCTCATC
The sequence above is a segment of the Pseudomonadota bacterium genome. Coding sequences within it:
- a CDS encoding spermine synthase translates to MHKTKTIRFILFVFVAGLGGIVAQTILLRELLVLFSGNELSIGVIIGSWVIWEAIGAFIGGTCNRKDNPEILVFSIILFSVLFPASIYLTRVFKVILSIPPGVGVGLLPVFYSSFLILLPTGILHGFFFTLACSIHNQLTGKGASSVGKVYFYEMLGTIAGGILVSYIFIPYFNSFHVALVVALLSTVSCMIFMLHVFKENKTGQSGGRKAGLFIFTLMLSVSTFIALLYDIDDTLHSTSIKKQWPQQNVVFYENSVYQNIVVIQNENQYTFFTDGIPFITTPVPDIAFVEEFAHFPLLTHPHPENVLILGGGAGGLINEILKHPTVKKVDYVEIDPALLKTIRRFSTPLTETELNNPLVRLHYIDGKIFLKETKDKYDVVLIGLPPPSTLQTNRFYTQEFFTMVKSILKTDGILALTMPGSQTYYSSELKELNTSIIETLKSVFAYVFVLPGDYNLLLASHSDIVTEISPSLLYKALSRQRIETKLITLPHLNYRFEKRWQEWFASAIEDSKASVNRDFSPKGLYYTIAYQNLLFSPSLKSVFDSAKHINFTSLLIFISAVFLLFLLLRKKFTYIGIPYAITTTGFAVMVFELVLMFGFQIFYGYVFYEIGILITVFMGGMAAGSLIVTYRDRRIGAQELSLMKTLDAAMVMFSLLLMLIFSFPEKLSSISPVAIRLIFYILLMISGFFAGMQFPLSNAIYLNRTGHEGLGNTQPVGRTAGMLYGADLVGGCLGGIVGGLIVLPVLGLLQGCLLLAVLKATSLILLYTFPKK